Proteins co-encoded in one Metabacillus sp. KUDC1714 genomic window:
- a CDS encoding M48 family metallopeptidase, whose translation MRKWLTGSIFLYFLYGLLVYWYLFIFSGTGVPAPYEGSSADPSTFMSGRELLLSQEYSTIKNFLFFVTVPFEWFLLFVILITGISRKMQEWSNVTSRFFSLQSAVYFFWLSLLISVISFPVELLGFRISKSYNITTQTFSAWMKDQLIDFWVNYALMTVIVIVLYWLIKRFEKRWWLYAWLLSIPFSMFLMFVQPVLIDPLYNDFYPLQNKELEEKILAIANEADIPAEHVYEVNMSEKTNALNAYVTGIGSNSRIVLWDTTLNRLSEEEILFIMAHEMGHYVMNHIYVGIAGYLFLSLFGLFIIHLLMKLMIKQFGSLLKINSIRELTAFPLFLILLGVLTFASSPLANTVARYQEKSADMYAIEMTNNNEAAISSFQELSRAGLSEVNPPALVKIFRYTHPTMFERILYLEEHGEKESGSE comes from the coding sequence TTGAGGAAATGGTTAACAGGATCAATTTTTCTTTATTTTTTATATGGTTTATTAGTATATTGGTATCTATTCATTTTTTCGGGGACAGGTGTTCCTGCTCCATATGAGGGCTCTTCTGCAGATCCATCCACTTTTATGTCCGGTAGGGAACTGCTGCTATCTCAGGAATATTCAACAATAAAAAATTTCCTTTTTTTTGTAACAGTACCATTTGAATGGTTTTTACTATTTGTCATTCTTATCACTGGGATTTCACGAAAAATGCAAGAATGGTCTAATGTGACGTCAAGGTTTTTTAGCTTACAATCAGCTGTCTACTTTTTTTGGTTATCGCTATTAATATCTGTCATTTCTTTTCCAGTAGAGTTGCTAGGATTTCGAATTTCGAAATCGTATAATATCACAACACAAACATTTTCTGCGTGGATGAAGGATCAATTAATTGATTTTTGGGTGAATTATGCCTTGATGACAGTAATAGTCATTGTACTGTATTGGCTTATCAAGAGGTTTGAAAAAAGATGGTGGCTGTACGCATGGTTACTGTCAATCCCATTTTCAATGTTTTTAATGTTTGTTCAACCAGTTTTGATTGACCCTTTATATAATGATTTTTATCCGTTACAAAACAAGGAATTGGAAGAAAAAATTTTAGCCATCGCTAATGAGGCAGATATACCTGCTGAACATGTATATGAAGTGAATATGTCTGAAAAGACAAATGCACTAAATGCGTACGTAACCGGAATAGGATCAAATTCTAGAATTGTTCTTTGGGATACTACGTTAAATAGACTCAGTGAAGAGGAAATTTTGTTTATCATGGCCCATGAAATGGGGCATTACGTGATGAATCATATTTATGTCGGGATCGCAGGCTATTTATTCTTAAGCCTATTCGGATTATTCATCATTCATCTTTTAATGAAACTCATGATTAAGCAGTTTGGATCTTTGCTGAAAATTAATTCAATTAGAGAGTTAACTGCATTTCCATTATTTTTAATCTTGCTAGGGGTGCTGACATTTGCCTCTAGTCCATTAGCAAATACTGTTGCACGCTATCAAGAAAAGTCTGCTGATATGTATGCAATTGAAATGACAAATAACAACGAAGCGGCAATAAGCTCGTTCCAAGAGTTATCAAGAGCTGGGTTAAGTGAGGTAAATCCACCTGCTTTAGTAAAAATATTTCGCTATACTCATCCTACAATGTTTGAGCGAATTCTTTACTTGGAAGAGCATGGGGAAAAAGAATCGGGTAGTGAATAA
- a CDS encoding DUF2269 family protein codes for MSIYGFIVLIHIISAVCGLGAAFALPVLMKKPETVTQAKFAFKVNAGIEKIVKIGSITLLVTGLILGALNPSLFTQIWYIVSIVIFIMVQPVVAVILPKKLAELEKLLNSIKEDKLPDSYFQISKQMAPYNGFTHLAAIVLIILMVLKPF; via the coding sequence ATGAGTATTTATGGTTTTATTGTACTAATACATATCATTTCAGCAGTATGTGGATTGGGCGCAGCATTTGCATTGCCAGTCTTAATGAAAAAGCCTGAAACAGTAACCCAAGCCAAATTCGCTTTCAAGGTAAATGCGGGAATTGAAAAGATCGTTAAGATTGGCAGTATTACTCTTTTAGTTACAGGTCTAATTTTGGGTGCACTGAACCCAAGTCTATTTACCCAAATATGGTATATTGTTTCTATTGTTATATTTATAATGGTTCAACCTGTAGTTGCTGTCATTCTTCCAAAGAAACTAGCTGAACTAGAGAAATTATTAAATAGTATTAAAGAAGATAAATTGCCAGATTCATATTTTCAGATTAGTAAGCAAATGGCTCCTTACAATGGTTTTACTCATTTAGCTGCCATCGTCTTAATTATACTAATGGTGCTAAAGCCTTTTTAG
- the aceB gene encoding malate synthase A produces MATQMTGCKIVGEMKHEFQQVLTPEALQFIEKLERNFGTRRRELLQKRVERQQDIDLGKLPGFLPETEHIRNGDWTVEPIPEDLQDRRVEITGPVDRKMVINALNSGAKVFMADFEDATSPSWHNIIGGQVNLRDAVRKTISYQNESGKAYQLNEEIAILKVRPRGWHLEEKHIELDGKRMSASLVDFGLFFFHNAKELIKRGSGPYFYLPKMESYLEARLWNEVFCFAQDELNIPQGTVKATVLIETIMAAFEMDEILYELKEHSAGLNCGRWDYIFSYLKKLRNCESVILPDRAQVTMTVGFMRSYSLLAIKTCHKRNAHAMGGMAAQIPVKNNPEKNERAYEKVRADKEREATEGHDGTWVAHPALIKVAMDVFDEHMKTPNQLYRKRKDVEVTAEDLLEVPDGTITEEGVRTNIDVGIRYLASWLSGRGAAPIHNLMEDAATAEISRAQLWQWIRHPRGILEDGRKLTFGLYDQMREEEVRNIREAVGEVAFQKGNFEKAIEVFDELVKRNEFIDFLTIPSYEKL; encoded by the coding sequence ATGGCAACACAAATGACAGGTTGTAAAATAGTTGGGGAAATGAAGCATGAATTTCAACAAGTGTTAACACCAGAAGCGTTGCAATTTATTGAAAAGCTTGAAAGAAATTTTGGCACACGTAGGCGAGAATTGTTACAGAAAAGGGTGGAAAGACAGCAGGATATCGATTTAGGTAAGTTACCTGGTTTTTTACCTGAAACAGAACACATACGTAATGGAGATTGGACAGTAGAGCCAATTCCTGAAGATCTTCAAGATCGTCGTGTTGAAATCACCGGCCCAGTTGATCGAAAAATGGTGATCAATGCACTAAACTCAGGTGCAAAAGTGTTTATGGCTGATTTCGAGGATGCGACTTCACCAAGCTGGCACAATATAATAGGTGGTCAAGTTAACCTGAGAGATGCTGTTCGCAAAACGATTTCATATCAAAATGAAAGTGGTAAAGCGTATCAGCTAAATGAAGAAATTGCTATCTTAAAGGTAAGACCAAGAGGCTGGCATCTTGAAGAAAAACATATTGAGCTAGATGGAAAAAGAATGTCTGCCAGTTTAGTAGACTTTGGATTATTCTTTTTTCACAATGCCAAGGAGCTGATTAAACGAGGAAGCGGACCATACTTTTATTTACCTAAGATGGAAAGTTATCTTGAAGCAAGACTTTGGAATGAGGTATTTTGCTTTGCACAAGACGAATTAAATATTCCACAAGGGACGGTTAAAGCAACTGTTCTAATTGAAACAATAATGGCGGCATTTGAAATGGATGAAATTTTATATGAATTAAAAGAGCATTCTGCAGGCTTAAACTGTGGGCGTTGGGATTATATTTTCAGTTATTTAAAGAAGCTTAGAAACTGTGAATCTGTCATTCTACCTGATCGCGCACAGGTCACGATGACTGTTGGGTTTATGAGATCTTATTCATTGCTTGCAATCAAAACTTGTCACAAGCGAAATGCTCATGCAATGGGAGGAATGGCTGCGCAAATTCCTGTCAAAAACAATCCTGAAAAAAATGAAAGAGCATACGAGAAGGTGCGAGCTGATAAAGAAAGAGAAGCAACAGAAGGTCATGACGGTACATGGGTTGCACATCCTGCACTCATAAAGGTAGCAATGGATGTATTTGATGAGCATATGAAAACACCTAATCAACTTTATCGCAAACGGAAAGATGTTGAAGTTACAGCTGAAGATTTATTAGAAGTACCAGACGGGACAATTACAGAGGAGGGAGTAAGAACAAATATCGATGTTGGCATCCGTTATCTTGCATCATGGCTAAGTGGCCGGGGCGCTGCACCAATCCATAACTTAATGGAGGATGCTGCAACAGCGGAAATATCAAGAGCACAGTTATGGCAATGGATTCGCCATCCACGTGGCATACTTGAGGATGGTCGTAAGCTCACATTTGGACTTTATGACCAAATGAGAGAGGAAGAGGTTAGAAATATACGTGAAGCAGTTGGTGAAGTAGCCTTTCAAAAGGGGAATTTTGAAAAGGCAATTGAAGTATTTGATGAGCTAGTAAAGCGTAATGAATTTATTGATTTCTTAACAATTCCGAGCTATGAAAAGCTTTGA
- the aceA gene encoding isocitrate lyase, with protein MNGQRIKALQESWELDKRWEGITRPYSSEEVIRLRGSIDIEYTLARRGAEKLWNSLQTEDYIHALGALTGNQAMQQIKAGLKAIYLSGWQVAADANLSGNMYPDQSLYPANSVPNVVKRINQALQRADQIQHLEGEEIIDWFAPIIADAEAGFGGQLNVFELMKSMIESGASGVHFEDQLSSEKKCGHLGGKVLLPTQTAVKNLISARLAADVMGTPTIIIARTDADAADLITSDVDPADHEFLTGERTVEGFFRTKAGIDQAISRGLSYAPYADLIWCETSEPNLEQAQKFADAIHESFPGKLLAYNCSPSFNWKKKLDDEIIAKFQKEIAKMGYKFQFVTLAGFHALNHSMFELARGYRDHGMAAYSELQQREFASEVYGYTATRHQREVGTGYFDEVAQTISGGTSSTTALKGSTEAAQFTEA; from the coding sequence ATGAACGGTCAAAGAATTAAAGCATTACAGGAAAGCTGGGAGCTAGATAAGCGTTGGGAAGGGATTACTCGTCCATATTCTTCAGAAGAGGTAATCAGATTGAGGGGTTCAATCGATATAGAATATACGTTAGCAAGAAGAGGGGCTGAAAAGCTTTGGAACAGTCTTCAAACAGAGGATTACATCCATGCACTAGGTGCCTTAACTGGAAATCAAGCTATGCAACAAATTAAAGCTGGCTTAAAGGCCATTTACTTAAGTGGCTGGCAGGTTGCTGCAGATGCAAACCTTTCAGGAAATATGTACCCTGACCAAAGTTTATACCCTGCAAACAGTGTTCCTAATGTTGTTAAACGAATTAATCAAGCGCTTCAACGAGCAGATCAAATTCAACATCTTGAAGGGGAGGAAATTATTGATTGGTTTGCACCGATTATTGCAGATGCAGAAGCGGGCTTTGGTGGGCAGTTAAATGTATTCGAACTGATGAAATCAATGATTGAATCAGGAGCGTCGGGGGTTCATTTTGAAGATCAATTATCCTCTGAGAAAAAATGTGGCCACCTAGGTGGGAAAGTTTTATTACCAACACAAACAGCTGTAAAAAATCTTATCTCAGCACGTTTAGCAGCAGATGTAATGGGAACACCAACGATCATTATTGCTCGTACAGATGCTGATGCAGCTGATTTGATTACAAGTGATGTTGATCCTGCTGATCATGAATTTTTAACAGGAGAACGAACTGTAGAAGGATTCTTCCGTACAAAAGCTGGCATTGACCAAGCGATTAGCAGAGGACTATCCTATGCACCATATGCTGATTTAATTTGGTGTGAAACATCAGAACCAAATCTTGAGCAAGCGCAAAAATTTGCAGATGCAATTCATGAAAGCTTCCCTGGAAAATTATTAGCCTATAACTGCTCACCATCATTTAACTGGAAGAAGAAACTAGACGATGAAATAATTGCTAAGTTCCAAAAAGAAATTGCTAAAATGGGTTATAAGTTTCAATTTGTAACACTTGCAGGATTCCATGCACTTAATCACAGTATGTTTGAGCTTGCACGTGGCTACCGCGACCATGGTATGGCAGCCTATTCTGAGCTTCAACAACGAGAATTTGCAAGTGAGGTTTATGGATACACGGCAACTAGACATCAACGTGAGGTTGGTACCGGGTATTTTGATGAAGTGGCGCAAACAATCTCCGGGGGAACATCCTCGACCACTGCTTTAAAAGGATCTACTGAGGCGGCTCAGTTTACCGAGGCTTAA
- a CDS encoding general stress protein, with translation MDNHKKKIVGIYDTEQEAILAVEDLKNQGYNTEDISVISRNREDVDYISEETGTKAGKGAATGAAAGGTLGGVTGLLAGVGALAIPGIGPIIAAGPIVAALTGAAAGAGVGGLSGALIGMGIPEDEAKHYDESVKDGKILVLVDKKDDFIDREQNIPPELDTTPIEGSSVRENDYNNYKDRDPSLTDNNHKVNTGTNTNRNW, from the coding sequence GTGGACAACCATAAGAAAAAGATTGTAGGTATTTATGATACAGAACAGGAAGCTATTCTAGCTGTAGAGGATCTTAAAAATCAAGGATATAACACCGAAGACATCTCCGTCATCAGTAGAAATCGTGAAGATGTAGATTATATCTCAGAAGAAACCGGTACAAAAGCAGGCAAAGGGGCTGCTACAGGTGCTGCAGCGGGTGGTACACTCGGTGGGGTAACTGGATTATTAGCTGGAGTAGGGGCATTAGCTATCCCAGGCATTGGACCGATTATAGCAGCAGGACCAATTGTAGCTGCATTGACTGGTGCTGCAGCAGGTGCAGGAGTAGGTGGATTATCAGGAGCGCTCATAGGGATGGGCATTCCAGAAGATGAGGCAAAGCATTACGATGAATCTGTAAAAGATGGTAAGATCTTAGTTCTTGTTGATAAGAAAGATGATTTCATTGACAGAGAGCAAAACATTCCTCCAGAGCTGGATACAACACCAATTGAAGGTAGTAGCGTACGTGAAAATGACTACAATAATTATAAAGATCGAGATCCTTCTTTAACCGATAACAATCATAAAGTGAACACCGGGACCAATACTAACAGGAACTGGTAA
- a CDS encoding IDEAL domain-containing protein yields MKNKKSSYTEIMKSRNTKNVPSEHPVLDMYIQMVLDEALFNRKRDLLEERINDALDTKNKTLFMTLSKEYKVLRLLG; encoded by the coding sequence ATGAAAAATAAAAAGTCGTCTTACACTGAGATCATGAAGTCCCGTAACACAAAAAACGTTCCATCTGAGCATCCTGTATTAGACATGTATATTCAAATGGTTCTAGACGAAGCGTTGTTTAACAGGAAAAGAGATTTGCTAGAAGAACGTATTAATGATGCACTTGACACAAAGAACAAAACATTATTTATGACATTATCAAAAGAATACAAGGTTTTACGTTTGTTAGGATAG
- a CDS encoding competence protein ComK has protein sequence MMMIATKKTVEDYIINRFTMAILPDSNKMSTRILEYEEEFVVEKRPMEVIDQSCRYFGSSYSGRKDGTKNLMGITHKSPIVIDPANSIYFFPTTSSTRPQCAWLSHYFIKNSAKVEHDNTIVTFSNDKQITLPMSIGSFKNQYYRTAQLRTMISSRIELEQRKLNMFLIPKDEKEKNAIYEQMIRELDRFSW, from the coding sequence ATGATGATGATTGCAACGAAAAAGACTGTAGAGGATTACATTATCAATCGTTTTACAATGGCTATTTTACCTGATTCAAACAAGATGAGTACTAGAATCCTTGAGTATGAGGAAGAGTTTGTTGTCGAAAAACGTCCAATGGAAGTAATTGATCAAAGCTGTCGATATTTCGGAAGCAGTTACTCTGGAAGAAAGGATGGGACCAAAAACCTAATGGGAATTACCCATAAATCACCTATCGTTATTGACCCAGCAAATTCGATTTACTTTTTCCCGACTACATCCTCAACGAGACCACAATGTGCATGGCTTTCACATTATTTTATAAAAAATAGCGCAAAAGTAGAACATGATAATACGATTGTAACCTTTTCAAATGATAAACAAATCACTCTACCAATGTCTATTGGATCATTTAAAAACCAATACTATCGCACAGCACAGCTTCGCACAATGATATCATCACGAATTGAATTAGAGCAACGAAAATTGAACATGTTTCTCATTCCAAAAGATGAGAAAGAGAAGAATGCTATTTATGAACAGATGATAAGGGAATTGGATCGTTTCTCTTGGTGA
- a CDS encoding amino acid ABC transporter ATP-binding protein — MIHIQNLFKKFNDLEVLKGIDLTVEKGNTAVIIGPSGSGKTTFLRCLNLLELPEKGSISLGEKEIEFNEKKRLSSSQITSFRKQTGMVFQNYNLFPHFTALENVMEGQITVLKRSKDEARKKSLQLLEKVGLKDRSDMYPHQLSGGQQQRVGIARAMAMDPNVLLFDEPTSALDPELVGEVLKVMKELSEEGMTMVVVTHEMQFARDVADQVIFMDNGVVVEKGTPDKVFGNTQNPRTLQFLNKVNAR, encoded by the coding sequence ATGATTCACATACAAAATCTTTTCAAAAAATTCAATGATTTAGAAGTGTTAAAAGGAATTGATTTAACAGTAGAAAAAGGTAACACAGCAGTTATTATCGGCCCATCAGGCTCTGGAAAAACAACTTTCCTTCGGTGCTTAAACCTCCTTGAACTGCCTGAAAAAGGCTCAATATCCTTAGGAGAAAAAGAAATCGAGTTTAACGAAAAGAAGCGACTTTCCTCTTCACAGATTACTTCCTTTCGAAAACAAACTGGCATGGTCTTTCAAAATTATAACCTCTTTCCGCATTTTACGGCTCTGGAAAATGTCATGGAAGGGCAAATCACAGTATTAAAAAGATCAAAAGACGAGGCTCGAAAAAAATCACTTCAACTTTTAGAGAAAGTTGGGCTCAAAGACCGATCTGATATGTATCCACACCAATTATCGGGAGGACAGCAACAACGTGTTGGTATTGCTAGAGCCATGGCAATGGATCCAAATGTGCTACTCTTCGACGAACCTACATCCGCTCTCGACCCAGAGCTAGTTGGAGAAGTCCTTAAGGTAATGAAGGAGTTATCAGAAGAAGGGATGACGATGGTCGTTGTCACTCATGAAATGCAATTCGCACGAGATGTAGCTGATCAAGTCATTTTTATGGACAATGGAGTTGTCGTCGAAAAGGGCACTCCTGATAAAGTGTTCGGTAACACACAAAACCCGCGCACATTGCAATTTTTGAACAAAGTCAATGCTAGGTAA
- a CDS encoding amino acid ABC transporter permease, whose protein sequence is MFADERTERIIGILSDSFFPILKAGLYFTIPLTLIAFVLGLILAFLTALARLSGFKPLVVLAKLYVWIFRGTPLLVQLFILFYGLPSLGITLDPFPAAVIGFTLNKGAYSSEIIRAAILSIQKGQWEAAFSIGMTKSQAMRRVILPQAVRVSIPPLGNSFISLVKDTSLAATITVTELFQKGQQIAAVTYEPLWLYIEVAFIYLMFSTVLSYAQSKLEHRYDRTVAK, encoded by the coding sequence ATGTTTGCAGATGAACGAACAGAAAGAATTATAGGAATCCTCAGTGATTCCTTTTTTCCTATTTTAAAGGCCGGTTTATATTTTACCATTCCATTAACATTAATTGCATTTGTATTAGGTCTTATACTGGCATTTCTAACAGCTCTTGCTCGTCTTTCAGGATTTAAGCCTTTGGTGGTTCTAGCAAAATTATATGTATGGATATTTAGGGGAACGCCTTTGCTAGTTCAATTATTTATTCTGTTTTACGGATTGCCGAGTCTTGGAATAACACTGGATCCTTTTCCTGCTGCTGTCATTGGCTTTACTTTAAATAAGGGTGCTTACAGCTCTGAAATTATCCGAGCAGCCATTCTTTCAATTCAAAAAGGCCAATGGGAAGCAGCCTTCTCAATTGGAATGACAAAGTCACAAGCAATGAGAAGAGTCATCCTTCCACAAGCTGTCCGGGTAAGCATACCACCACTTGGGAATTCCTTTATTAGTCTTGTGAAGGATACATCACTTGCAGCAACAATTACTGTTACAGAGCTTTTTCAAAAAGGCCAGCAAATTGCAGCTGTCACGTATGAACCGTTATGGCTTTATATAGAAGTAGCCTTTATTTATTTAATGTTCAGTACGGTTCTCTCATATGCGCAATCAAAACTTGAACATCGCTATGATCGAACAGTTGCTAAGTAA
- a CDS encoding amino acid ABC transporter substrate-binding protein, which produces MKKTYISFLTILFVLVLSACGAQKDENTTGDTASLYDQIKEKGEITIGTEGTYAPFTFHDKSDKLTGFDIEIAEEVFKRLEIKPTFIETKWDGMIAGLDAKRYDLVANQVAIRPERLEKYDMSEPYIVSKAVLVVHEENNEIKSLEDLNGKKVGQSLDSNYRKIAEEHGATNTVVVGFNQAIDLIVSKRIDGTINDSLSYLDLKKQRPDLPIKTVYEEPDATSNAFLFRKGSDELVEAVNGALADMKEDGTYLKISEKWFGTDVSK; this is translated from the coding sequence ATGAAAAAAACATACATTTCATTCCTGACAATTCTATTTGTTCTCGTTCTATCCGCATGTGGTGCTCAAAAAGATGAGAATACCACTGGGGATACCGCTTCCCTTTACGATCAAATAAAGGAAAAAGGTGAGATTACAATCGGAACAGAAGGAACATATGCACCATTTACATTCCATGACAAATCAGATAAATTAACCGGCTTTGATATCGAAATAGCTGAAGAAGTATTCAAGCGACTTGAGATAAAACCTACTTTTATTGAAACAAAATGGGACGGGATGATTGCTGGTCTTGATGCTAAACGTTATGACCTTGTTGCTAACCAGGTAGCCATTCGTCCGGAACGTTTAGAAAAATATGATATGTCTGAGCCATATATTGTGTCAAAAGCAGTACTAGTTGTTCATGAAGAAAACAACGAGATTAAAAGCTTAGAGGATTTAAACGGGAAAAAAGTTGGACAATCTCTTGATAGCAACTACCGAAAAATTGCAGAAGAGCACGGTGCAACAAATACAGTTGTAGTTGGCTTTAACCAAGCAATCGATCTAATTGTTTCAAAGCGTATTGATGGAACAATTAATGACAGCCTTTCTTACCTTGATTTAAAAAAGCAACGACCTGATCTTCCTATTAAAACAGTATATGAGGAGCCAGATGCAACTAGTAATGCTTTCCTTTTCCGCAAAGGTAGTGATGAATTAGTTGAGGCAGTCAATGGGGCACTTGCAGATATGAAAGAAGATGGTACGTACTTAAAGATTTCCGAAAAATGGTTCGGAACTGATGTATCTAAGTAA
- a CDS encoding TVP38/TMEM64 family protein, producing MSPETLQDFFSLKQLMELFETYRSFGPFFAILLPMLEAFFPFLPLVVFIVANVNSFGLWMGFFLSWIGACSGAIIVFIMMRKLGEWRFFKRLQEKKAIKKLLTWIERRGFSPLFLILCFPFTPSAAINVVAGLSRISHWQFILAVLSGKFVMIFMVSFIGQDLHALITQPTRSIIVAIVIFLLWFIGKRVERRLNVSMTVKKRGD from the coding sequence ATGAGCCCGGAGACACTACAGGATTTTTTTTCTTTAAAACAATTAATGGAGCTATTTGAAACGTATCGGTCGTTCGGTCCGTTTTTTGCGATATTATTACCAATGTTAGAGGCTTTTTTTCCGTTTTTACCGCTTGTTGTATTCATTGTTGCAAACGTTAATTCGTTTGGTCTTTGGATGGGATTTTTTTTATCTTGGATTGGAGCTTGTTCTGGTGCTATTATAGTATTTATTATGATGAGAAAGCTTGGCGAGTGGAGATTTTTTAAACGCTTACAAGAGAAAAAGGCGATAAAAAAATTGTTAACTTGGATTGAACGGAGAGGTTTTAGTCCGTTATTTCTCATTTTGTGTTTTCCATTTACGCCATCTGCGGCAATTAATGTTGTTGCAGGGCTTTCGCGAATAAGTCATTGGCAATTTATTTTAGCGGTTTTATCTGGAAAGTTTGTCATGATTTTTATGGTGAGTTTTATCGGTCAGGATTTACATGCACTTATTACACAGCCAACAAGATCCATTATTGTAGCAATTGTCATTTTTTTATTATGGTTTATTGGTAAAAGAGTCGAAAGGCGCTTAAATGTATCGATGACAGTAAAAAAAAGAGGCGATTAA
- the lepB gene encoding signal peptidase I, with amino-acid sequence MKKRGIAFTTVGICLMAIILKNLIFVEYKVEGVSMQPTYEEGRLLSINKLGIYFNSLDRFDVVVFHPPNSEKIYVKRVIGLPGDELYYKDDQLYVNGKAVNEPFLPTKENPEVTKQTGNFTLEEITDKTRIPKGYMFVIGDNRLQSRDSRHFGLVEMDNLIGTVGDRK; translated from the coding sequence ATGAAAAAGCGGGGAATAGCTTTTACAACAGTAGGAATTTGTTTAATGGCTATTATATTAAAGAACCTTATCTTTGTGGAATATAAAGTAGAGGGAGTTTCAATGCAACCGACGTATGAGGAAGGAAGGTTGCTTTCAATAAATAAGTTGGGAATTTATTTTAATTCACTTGATCGGTTTGATGTTGTTGTTTTTCATCCACCTAATAGTGAAAAAATTTATGTTAAAAGGGTGATCGGCTTACCTGGTGATGAACTTTATTACAAGGACGATCAGCTTTATGTAAATGGAAAGGCGGTTAATGAGCCTTTTTTACCAACGAAGGAGAATCCCGAAGTAACGAAGCAAACAGGAAACTTTACGCTTGAAGAAATTACAGATAAAACAAGAATTCCTAAAGGGTATATGTTTGTTATTGGAGATAATCGCCTTCAAAGTCGAGATAGTCGTCATTTTGGTTTAGTGGAAATGGATAATTTGATCGGGACAGTTGGAGATCGAAAATAG
- a CDS encoding thiolase family protein, which translates to MREVVITAAVRTPIGLFGGAFKELLPSQLVVPVLDEVVKRSKLKKQEVEEVILGHCIQRTDEPNTARTSALLADFPDKTTGYTIQRQCASGLQAIISAAMQIQTGHSNIVIAGGVEAMSSSPYLLKQHRFGSRLQHGQVTDSVWEILEDPIHHIMMGETAENVAEEFTISREEQDELALTSQNRALAAINNGNFTEEILPITVRSRKGEVIVSQDEGPRKVTSEKLASLPTIFKENGTVTAGNASSLNDGAAALVLMAREEAENRGLPILAKISNYSVAGVDPKVMGIGPVPAIQKGLNSLNWTIDDLDVIEINEAFAAQYLAVEKQLNLNREKVNVNGSGISLGHPIGCTGSRIVVSLLHEMKRQNVKKGLASLCVGGGIGVALFVERG; encoded by the coding sequence ATGCGTGAGGTTGTCATAACGGCTGCGGTAAGGACACCTATCGGTTTATTTGGTGGCGCTTTCAAGGAGTTGTTGCCTTCTCAATTAGTGGTACCTGTATTAGATGAGGTTGTTAAAAGAAGTAAGCTAAAAAAGCAAGAGGTAGAGGAAGTTATTCTAGGTCATTGTATTCAACGAACAGATGAACCAAATACTGCACGTACGTCAGCGCTTTTAGCGGATTTTCCTGACAAAACAACAGGTTACACCATCCAAAGACAATGTGCATCAGGACTACAAGCAATCATATCTGCTGCAATGCAAATTCAAACTGGCCACTCCAATATCGTGATCGCGGGTGGAGTGGAAGCAATGAGTTCAAGTCCTTATTTACTTAAGCAGCACCGTTTTGGCTCTCGGCTTCAGCATGGACAGGTAACTGATAGTGTATGGGAGATATTGGAAGATCCGATCCATCATATTATGATGGGTGAAACAGCGGAAAATGTTGCAGAGGAATTTACGATTTCGAGAGAAGAGCAAGATGAACTTGCTTTAACAAGTCAAAATCGTGCGTTAGCTGCAATTAATAATGGAAACTTTACAGAAGAAATTCTCCCGATTACAGTAAGATCTAGAAAGGGAGAGGTAATTGTTTCTCAAGATGAAGGTCCTAGAAAGGTAACGAGTGAAAAGCTTGCATCATTACCTACTATTTTTAAAGAAAATGGAACCGTTACAGCAGGAAATGCTTCATCTCTAAATGACGGGGCAGCAGCGCTAGTGTTAATGGCGAGAGAAGAGGCTGAAAATAGAGGATTGCCTATTTTAGCGAAGATTTCAAATTATTCAGTTGCTGGAGTCGATCCAAAGGTTATGGGGATTGGCCCTGTTCCTGCAATTCAAAAGGGGCTAAATTCGTTAAATTGGACGATTGATGATTTGGACGTAATTGAAATCAATGAGGCCTTTGCCGCACAGTATTTAGCTGTTGAAAAACAGTTGAATTTAAATCGAGAAAAGGTCAATGTGAATGGTAGTGGTATCAGTCTAGGGCATCCAATTGGTTGTACAGGATCCCGAATTGTTGTAAGTCTTTTACATGAAATGAAACGACAAAATGTGAAAAAAGGCCTTGCTTCCCTTTGTGTTGGTGGAGGGATTGGTGTCGCTTTGTTTGTTGAAAGAGGGTAG